The following coding sequences are from one Lolium rigidum isolate FL_2022 chromosome 6, APGP_CSIRO_Lrig_0.1, whole genome shotgun sequence window:
- the LOC124666754 gene encoding probable fatty acyl-CoA reductase 4: MDATAVAGCFRDKSILITGSTGFLGKLLVEKILRVQPAVKKLYLLVRAADAASAEQRVFSDVIEMDLFNVLRKKYGLAGFQSFIQEKVVPLAGDIIYENFGLDNSRADALSKDIDVIINGAATTNFYERYDVALASNALGPRNACEFAKKCPNLKLLLHISTAFVAGTQEGLLLEKAFQNGETLREGYYMDIEAELQLVDKIKSELTAAKSGTSEQLEKSTMKELGLKRACHFGWPNVYTFTKTMGEILLGQRRGNLPVVIIRPTMVTSTYQDPFPGWIEGARTIDALIVAYNEQAFPCFIGDRSNVIDAIPADIVINAAMVAIAVHWNEEAQVIYHVSSSLQNPLSLYAFEDACMDYFYINPRTLENGKTVPNKRPYVFKNLSFFRLVLLLVYKLPLQMLHVMSFLLCGMFSQHYNKLNRRLNFLMLLVKLYAPYAFFNGRFDDTNLSRLWSEAKMDGGDNSIFNFDPKCVDWHSYLVEVHVPAVLKCARREKGRA; this comes from the exons ATGGACGCCACTGCTGTAGCTGGGTGTTTTAGAGACAAGAGCATCCTCATCACCGGCTCAACTGGGTTCCTCGGGAAAT TGCTCGTGGAGAAAATACTGAGGGTTCAACCAGCTGTGAAGAAGCTCTACCTGCTTGTTCGTGCAGCAGACGCTGCGTCCGCGGAGCAGCGTGTTTTCTCCGAT GTCATAGAAATGGATCTCTTTAACGTGCTACGAAAGAAGTACGGCCTTGCTGGCTTCCAAAGTTTCATCCAAGAAAAGGTAGTTCCTCTTGCAGGTGACATCATTTATGAGAACTTTGGGCTTGACAACTCGCGAGCTGATGCGTTGTCTAAAgatatcgatgtcatcatcaatgGGGCTGCGACAACTAACTTCTATGAAAG GTATGATGTTGCTCTGGCATCTAATGCACTAGGACCCAGAAATGCGTGCGAGTTCGCAAAGAAGTGTCCCAATCTGAAACTGTTACTTCATATTTCCACTG CCTTTGTAGCTGGTACACAAGAAGGGCTGTTACTAGAGAAAGCGTTCCAGAATGGTGAAACACTAAGGGAAGGCTACTACATGGACATTGAAGCTGAGCTGCAGTTAGTTGATAAGATCAAGTCCGAACTTACGGCGGCTAAGAGCGGTACCTCAGAACAGTTGGAGAAGTCCACCATGAAAGAACTTGGCTTAAAAAG GGCTTGTCATTTTGGATGGCCAAATGTGTACACGTTTACCAAGACTATGGGTGAGATATTGCTTGGCCAGCGGAGGGGAAATCTTCCGGTTGTCATCATTCGCCCAACCATGGTAACCAGCACATATCAAGATCCATTCCCTGGATGGATAGAAGGAGCAAG GACAATTGATGCTTTGATTGTTGCGTACAATGAGCAAGCATTCCCATGTTTCATAGGCGATCGCAGTAATGTAATCGATGCT ATTCCAGCAGACATTGTTATAAACGCTGCAATGGTAGCCATCGCTGTTCATTGGAACGAGGAAGCGCAAGTCATTTACCACGTGAGCTCATCACTCCAGAATCCACTATCCCTTTATGCATTTGAAGATGCATGTATGGATTACTTTTATATTAATCCTCGTACactcgaaaatggaaaaaccgtcccaAATAAAAGGCCATACGTGTTCAAAAATCTTTCATTCTTCCGTCTAGTTCTGCTCCTGGTGTATAAACTTCCGCTACAG ATGCTACACGTAATGAGCTTCTTATTATGTGGAATGTTTTCACAACACTACAATAAGCTCAACCGAAGATTGAATTTCTTGATgctcttggtcaaactttatgcaCCATATGCCTTCTTCAATGGACG CTTTGATGacacaaacttgtcgaggttgtggaGTGAAGCTAAGATGGATGGTGGGGATAATTCCATATTTAACTTTGATCCCAAGTGTGTCGATTGGCACTCATATCTCGTCGAGGTCCACGTCCCAGCTGTACTAAAGTGCGCACGCAGGGAGAAAGGCCGAGCATGA